The genomic segment GGAGAGGGCGTGCATCCCGGCGGTCCACGCCACGCCGGCGGCCCACACCCACGGCGGCGGCAGGCGGCTGGAGGATAGGTAGTAGCCCAGGGCCGCCGGCACGATGTACAGCCAGTTGCTGTAGGAGTCTAGGAGCGGCCGGGCCTTGAGGCGGAGGGGCGGGGCGCTGTAGGCGGTGGAGAGGGCTAGGTACAGCGCGACGAGGGCGGCCGCCGTGGGGTCCAGCGCTAGGGGCGCGGCGGCTAGGGCAGAGGCGGCGGCTGAGGCGGCTAGGAGCCTCGTGGCGCCGGCCGCGGCGCGCTCGGGGCCTGCCTTCTTGGGGTTTAGGAGGTCTGTGTCGAGGTCGAAGAGGTCGTTGACGCCGTATAGGTATATGTTGGCGAATAGGAGGAAGTACAGCATGCCGTATATGAACTTGGGCTCGGCGAATTGGCTGGGGGCGGCCGCCCCCGCGCCGTAGCCCACCAGGAAGGGGCCTGCTGTGTAGAGCCAGAAGCGGGGGCGGCTGTGGATGAGGAGTCTGTGGAGGGCGCCGCGGAGGCTCATATCGACGCCACGTTTTTTACGTAAAGCAGCACCACCTCGCCGAAGCGGGGCCTCACCTTATGGCTCAGCACGGAGAGGGGCCTCCGCCATATCAACATGGCGGTCCTCTTGTAGAGGTCGGAGGCCGTCTTTATCGCCGGGAGCAACCTCCGGGGGATGTACCTGTAGCCCTCCTCGGCGGCTTTCTGGATGTGTAGGTACCTCGCCAGCTCGTACCTCACGACTTGGGCGAACTCCTCGGTGGGGCCGACGCCCCTCGCCCCGAACCTCTCCATGTCCTCCGCGGGTATGTAGACGCGGCCTAGGGCTAGGTCCTCCCCGACGTCTCTAATCATGTTTATGAGCTGGTAGGCCCTCCCCAGCAGTCTGGCGTATGGATAGGAGGCTGGGGGCAGGCCTAGTATCTTGGCCATGAAGAGCCCTATGACCTCCGCCGAGCCGTATATGTAGCGGAGCAACTCGCCGAAGGTCGCATACCTCTTCTTGTGGAGGTCCATCTCCATGGACTCCAGAAAGGCCTCTATCCACCTCC from the Pyrobaculum sp. 3827-6 genome contains:
- a CDS encoding prenyltransferase, whose translation is MSLRGALHRLLIHSRPRFWLYTAGPFLVGYGAGAAAPSQFAEPKFIYGMLYFLLFANIYLYGVNDLFDLDTDLLNPKKAGPERAAAGATRLLAASAAASALAAAPLALDPTAAALVALYLALSTAYSAPPLRLKARPLLDSYSNWLYIVPAALGYYLSSSRLPPPWVWAAGVAWTAGMHALSAVPDIEADRKAGVKTVAVALGPRRTMIFVAANWLATALILTARDPLLAPSLLYPATALYLALRPHLVPTWYWRFPAINAAMGALAFLYATRHIWSGYL
- a CDS encoding phytoene/squalene synthase family protein, with the protein product MSSLHYAFFRKGRNFFYSSVLFPRPVRDEVAVLYSFVRYVDDLVDRPEPLVEDFYRAWRLTERSLDGAAAPPVIGDFAELARRRGFERRWIEAFLESMEMDLHKKRYATFGELLRYIYGSAEVIGLFMAKILGLPPASYPYARLLGRAYQLINMIRDVGEDLALGRVYIPAEDMERFGARGVGPTEEFAQVVRYELARYLHIQKAAEEGYRYIPRRLLPAIKTASDLYKRTAMLIWRRPLSVLSHKVRPRFGEVVLLYVKNVASI